One region of Streptomyces davaonensis JCM 4913 genomic DNA includes:
- a CDS encoding phosphatase PAP2 family protein — protein MGDIRPGPPQLRPGRALAHTTGASGSGSPHRSDSRPPQTPRGARRSGPDGRLGTTPPVPGRPTSLLGLLGLLGLPALLFALITWQVVADGPLVRVDERLSRALVHPDRVSELLSDLGNVQVALPVMLAGLAYAAWRSRRAGTDRWWWPPTAAALLMALVPALVVPVKVLTDRPGTPVVPPATGYFPSGHTATAVIAYGAAARLLLPWLRSTLARRVCGAVCAALVLGVSYGLVRRGYHWPLDVVASWCLGAVLLTCFVLVAGRGRQPK, from the coding sequence GTGGGCGACATCAGGCCGGGGCCTCCCCAGCTTCGACCTGGTCGTGCCCTCGCGCACACAACCGGGGCCTCTGGCTCCGGATCTCCTCACCGATCGGACAGTCGCCCGCCCCAAACCCCCCGGGGCGCGCGACGATCCGGTCCGGACGGCCGTCTCGGAACTACCCCCCCTGTTCCGGGACGGCCGACCTCCCTCCTGGGGCTTCTCGGACTCCTGGGGCTTCCCGCCCTGCTCTTCGCGCTCATCACCTGGCAGGTCGTGGCCGACGGCCCGCTGGTGAGGGTGGACGAGCGGCTCAGCAGAGCCCTCGTCCACCCCGATCGCGTCTCCGAACTCCTCTCCGACCTGGGCAACGTCCAGGTCGCCCTGCCCGTCATGCTGGCCGGCCTCGCCTACGCCGCCTGGCGGTCCCGGCGCGCAGGTACAGACCGCTGGTGGTGGCCGCCGACGGCCGCGGCGCTGCTCATGGCCCTGGTCCCGGCGCTGGTCGTCCCCGTCAAGGTGCTCACCGACCGCCCCGGCACCCCGGTCGTCCCGCCGGCCACCGGCTACTTCCCCTCCGGCCACACCGCGACCGCCGTCATCGCCTACGGCGCCGCGGCCCGGCTCCTCCTCCCCTGGCTCCGGTCCACGCTCGCCCGTCGCGTGTGCGGGGCGGTGTGCGCCGCGCTGGTGCTCGGCGTCTCCTACGGTCTGGTCCGGCGCGGCTACCACTGGCCACTGGACGTCGTGGCCAGTTGGTGCCTCGGCGCGGTCCTGCTGACGTGCTTCGTCCTCGTCGCCGGACGAGGTCGTCAGCCGAAGTAG